A window of Corallococcus macrosporus DSM 14697 contains these coding sequences:
- the truB gene encoding tRNA pseudouridine(55) synthase TruB, giving the protein MGGKLSPGIYRVHKPVGATSFSVVQRFMEEAKAAQPGKRIPVCHGGTLDPFAQGLLLVLVGQAPRLFELLHAVPKTYEAEVVWGTETDTGDLHGRPVHQGDAAALTPEGLDAALASFVGWREQVPPATSAKKVGGEPAYRKAHRGEAVELPPSRVYLHAARWLSHDLPRKSRLWLSCRGGYYVRSLARDVGRALGCGAHLSALRRTAIGPWEDPEPEQRGWLHGRDLLPWARVRTLTDAEVGELRRERPIPATGIQPADWKLPPGFPDPDAPIRGFHQGRLTFLLRARDGGLWSELELRGGL; this is encoded by the coding sequence GTGGGAGGGAAACTGAGTCCGGGCATCTACCGGGTCCACAAGCCGGTGGGCGCCACGAGCTTCTCGGTGGTGCAGCGGTTCATGGAGGAGGCGAAGGCGGCGCAGCCGGGCAAGCGCATCCCGGTGTGTCACGGCGGGACGCTGGACCCCTTCGCGCAAGGGCTGTTGCTGGTGCTGGTGGGCCAGGCGCCGCGCCTGTTCGAGCTGCTGCACGCCGTGCCCAAGACGTACGAGGCGGAGGTCGTCTGGGGCACGGAGACGGACACGGGGGACCTCCATGGCCGGCCGGTGCACCAGGGCGACGCGGCGGCGCTGACGCCGGAAGGCCTGGACGCGGCGCTGGCGTCCTTCGTGGGCTGGCGGGAGCAGGTGCCTCCGGCCACCAGCGCGAAGAAGGTGGGCGGCGAGCCCGCGTACCGGAAGGCGCACCGGGGCGAGGCCGTGGAGCTGCCCCCCTCGCGCGTGTACCTGCACGCGGCGCGCTGGCTGTCGCATGACCTGCCGCGGAAGAGCCGCCTGTGGCTGAGCTGCCGCGGGGGCTACTACGTGCGTTCGCTGGCCCGGGACGTGGGGCGCGCGCTGGGGTGTGGGGCGCACCTGTCCGCGCTGCGGCGCACGGCGATTGGCCCGTGGGAGGACCCGGAGCCGGAGCAGCGCGGCTGGCTGCACGGCCGCGACCTGCTGCCCTGGGCCCGCGTGCGGACGCTCACGGACGCGGAGGTGGGCGAGCTGCGCCGCGAGCGTCCCATCCCCGCGACGGGCATCCAGCCCGCGGATTGGAAGCTGCCCCCCGGCTTCCCGGACCCGGACGCGCCCATCCGGGGCTTCCACCAGGGCCGGCTCACCTTCCTGCTGCGGGCGCGCGACGGCGGCCTCTGGAGCGAACTGGAGCTGCGCGGAGGGCTGTAG
- a CDS encoding LVIVD repeat-containing protein: protein MTSPLRSGRALLSALGLLLSVATTGCDEDPPPPVSDAGQQPTDAGTDAGPSEPWDGGYTVLEDPGDWVDRGAFSECRFTATNPTFEECADPANFDISSCNPDQLAAVEPHGAYMADGRAARRLADGGTSIIPGGVGFHLFSDGGTDTLMGMPLTTRMTDGGRFFLSARQAHPILGERIYSVAGCETPRPGFITGCYVNCRQTSQFSTWTPGTFEAERAERRGEAEASGGLQLVSESVVELGTPADVYVTRGHAYVVSINWRGRVGGLTVFDVSDPAHPLFKTSISLPGDSYWNGVWSKGDALYVASSTTGVSVFDISEPGAPEFVMSLPGNGLANVHTVLVDGDRLYASDITDLVGSTRVYDVSTPLAPVLRQVITLPEMYSLGGPHDFFAYEGRLYISNALGGYSVVDVSDLENVQHLGQYTYPGFGGFAHHSAVGTFAGRTIAFEGGEFPGSHLRVLEVSDPANIVKIGEFRMRYSTSIHNLILKGHRLYVAWYHEGLRVLDVANPTQPRQVAHFNTFRDSDPNRGDSPFEGAIGIRVPGDGYVYLVDTSRGLLIFNEL, encoded by the coding sequence ATGACATCCCCGCTTCGCTCGGGCCGGGCCCTGCTGTCCGCCCTGGGCCTGCTGCTGTCAGTCGCCACCACGGGCTGTGATGAAGACCCGCCTCCGCCCGTTTCCGATGCGGGGCAGCAGCCCACAGATGCCGGCACGGACGCCGGTCCTTCGGAGCCGTGGGACGGCGGCTACACGGTGCTCGAGGACCCGGGCGACTGGGTTGACCGGGGGGCGTTCTCCGAGTGCCGGTTCACCGCCACCAACCCCACCTTCGAGGAATGCGCGGACCCGGCGAACTTCGACATTTCGTCCTGCAACCCAGACCAGCTCGCCGCGGTGGAGCCACACGGCGCCTACATGGCTGACGGGCGGGCAGCGCGGCGGCTGGCGGATGGCGGCACGTCCATCATCCCGGGCGGCGTCGGATTCCACCTCTTCTCGGACGGGGGCACCGATACGCTCATGGGCATGCCCCTCACCACGCGGATGACGGACGGCGGCAGGTTCTTCCTCTCCGCCCGGCAGGCGCATCCCATCCTCGGGGAGCGAATCTACTCCGTGGCTGGCTGCGAGACGCCCCGTCCCGGCTTCATCACCGGCTGCTACGTCAACTGCCGGCAGACGTCCCAGTTCTCCACCTGGACCCCGGGGACCTTCGAGGCCGAGCGGGCGGAGCGGCGCGGTGAAGCCGAGGCCTCCGGTGGGCTGCAGCTCGTCTCCGAGTCCGTCGTGGAGTTGGGCACGCCAGCGGACGTCTACGTCACCCGCGGCCATGCCTACGTGGTGTCCATCAACTGGCGCGGCCGCGTCGGCGGGCTCACCGTCTTCGACGTGAGCGACCCGGCGCACCCCCTCTTCAAGACCTCCATCAGCCTACCGGGTGACTCGTACTGGAACGGCGTGTGGTCCAAGGGCGACGCGCTGTATGTCGCGAGTTCCACAACCGGCGTCTCCGTCTTCGACATCTCCGAACCGGGAGCGCCGGAGTTCGTCATGAGCCTGCCTGGCAACGGCCTCGCCAACGTGCACACGGTGCTGGTGGATGGGGACCGGCTGTATGCATCCGACATCACCGACCTGGTAGGCAGCACGCGGGTCTACGACGTCAGCACGCCGCTGGCGCCCGTCCTGCGGCAGGTCATCACCCTGCCCGAGATGTATTCCCTGGGCGGGCCGCACGACTTCTTCGCCTACGAGGGCCGCCTCTACATCAGCAACGCCCTCGGCGGCTACTCCGTCGTGGACGTCAGCGACCTGGAGAACGTGCAGCACCTGGGGCAGTACACCTACCCGGGGTTCGGGGGCTTCGCGCACCACAGCGCGGTGGGCACCTTCGCGGGGCGCACCATCGCCTTCGAGGGGGGCGAGTTCCCGGGTTCACACCTGCGCGTCCTGGAGGTCTCCGACCCAGCGAACATCGTGAAGATTGGCGAGTTCCGCATGCGGTACAGCACCTCCATCCACAACCTGATTCTCAAGGGCCACCGGTTGTACGTGGCCTGGTACCACGAGGGACTGCGAGTGCTGGACGTGGCCAACCCCACCCAGCCCCGCCAGGTCGCGCACTTCAACACGTTCCGGGACAGCGACCCGAATCGAGGCGACAGCCCCTTCGAGGGTGCCATCGGCATCCGCGTACCCGGGGATGGGTACGTCTACCTCGTCGACACCTCGCGCGGGCTGCTCATCTTCAACGAGCTGTGA
- a CDS encoding LVIVD repeat-containing protein yields the protein MSVRAARPLLAFVCAVSFSACSSPEPPTPPPAPPGYDGPWEVLPELGEWVDPGAFESCPALSAQAACGAPEGIELPGCDLGSLAGLERQGAIYRAEIRYDFRTQSGAPQGSPGNGGFQFDAAGQPVSVMGRAPAAFALDDERFVLVSEFTRTNQERDRLTFAGCRAQGPRSLTGCFLWCRNGTLRYHGSFRAERMTWRAGEPESAGIQLLSESFVDRGTPVDVYVTHGHAYVVSVNAPERQGGLTVFDVSDPRRPAQTASFQLPNDGYWNGVWAKDNALYVASGDAGVLVFDLEDPAQPAFVRNHPGGAGPLNVHTVFVEGNRLYAMSPSPNQETLIFDVTRPLEPQLLTRYAHPGGTGYPHDAFAYDGRLYINHTSDGFLIVGLEGETPALLGRHGYAYAFSHANAVGTFNGRTVAFEGGETLGAHVRVLDVTHPANVVKIGEYKLRGLTSVHNMVLVGTRLYVAYYHEGVRVLDVSNPAQPREIAHYNTFRESDPRRSDGMYDGAIGMRVPGDGHVYVVDTSRGLLIFDEP from the coding sequence ATGTCTGTTCGTGCCGCGCGTCCGCTGCTGGCGTTCGTCTGCGCCGTGTCGTTCTCCGCCTGCTCCTCGCCGGAGCCCCCCACGCCGCCGCCCGCGCCGCCGGGCTATGACGGCCCCTGGGAGGTGCTTCCGGAGCTGGGGGAGTGGGTGGACCCCGGCGCGTTCGAGTCGTGTCCCGCGCTGAGCGCCCAGGCTGCCTGCGGCGCGCCGGAGGGCATTGAGCTGCCCGGCTGCGACCTGGGCTCGCTCGCGGGGCTGGAGCGGCAGGGGGCCATCTACCGCGCGGAGATTCGCTACGATTTCCGGACGCAGTCCGGCGCCCCCCAGGGCTCGCCTGGCAACGGCGGGTTCCAGTTCGATGCCGCGGGTCAGCCGGTCTCCGTCATGGGACGCGCGCCCGCGGCCTTCGCCCTGGATGACGAGCGCTTCGTCCTCGTCTCCGAGTTCACGCGCACCAACCAGGAGCGGGACCGGCTCACCTTCGCCGGATGCCGCGCCCAGGGGCCGCGGAGCCTCACCGGCTGCTTCCTGTGGTGCCGCAACGGCACGCTGCGCTACCACGGCAGCTTCCGCGCCGAGCGGATGACGTGGCGAGCGGGTGAGCCGGAATCCGCTGGCATCCAGCTCCTGTCCGAGTCCTTCGTGGACCGGGGCACCCCGGTGGACGTGTACGTCACCCACGGCCACGCCTACGTGGTGTCCGTCAACGCGCCCGAGCGGCAGGGCGGCCTCACCGTCTTCGACGTGAGCGACCCACGCCGCCCCGCGCAGACGGCGTCCTTCCAGCTTCCCAATGACGGGTATTGGAATGGCGTCTGGGCCAAGGACAACGCGCTCTATGTCGCCAGTGGTGACGCCGGCGTGCTCGTGTTCGACCTGGAGGACCCGGCGCAGCCCGCCTTCGTGCGCAACCATCCGGGCGGCGCCGGCCCCCTCAATGTGCACACCGTCTTCGTGGAGGGGAACCGGCTCTACGCCATGTCGCCTTCGCCCAACCAGGAGACGCTCATCTTCGACGTCACCCGGCCGCTGGAGCCTCAGCTCCTCACCCGCTACGCACACCCTGGAGGCACGGGCTATCCACATGACGCCTTCGCGTATGACGGGCGGCTCTACATCAACCACACCAGCGACGGCTTCCTCATCGTCGGCCTGGAGGGCGAGACACCGGCGCTGCTGGGCCGGCACGGCTATGCCTACGCCTTCAGCCACGCCAACGCGGTGGGCACGTTCAACGGCCGCACCGTGGCTTTCGAGGGTGGCGAGACGCTGGGCGCCCACGTGCGCGTGCTGGACGTCACCCACCCGGCCAACGTCGTGAAGATTGGCGAGTACAAGCTGCGCGGCCTCACCTCCGTCCACAACATGGTGCTGGTGGGCACGCGGCTCTACGTCGCGTACTACCACGAGGGCGTGCGCGTGCTGGACGTGTCCAACCCCGCTCAGCCTCGTGAAATCGCGCACTACAACACGTTCCGCGAGTCAGACCCGCGCCGGTCCGATGGCATGTATGACGGTGCCATCGGCATGCGCGTTCCCGGGGACGGCCACGTGTACGTGGTGGACACGTCGCGCGGGCTGCTCATCTTCGACGAGCCCTGA
- a CDS encoding LVIVD repeat-containing protein: MTVRTACPLLALVCAVSLSACSSEETPPPPTTPPPEPPTYTGPWEVLPELGEWVDPGAFEACPAQASHAACYAPETLEMPGCDLGSLAGLERQGAIYRAELRYETQVQSGDVQIFPGHGGFQFDASGQPVSVMGRKSDTAPMNGERFIVSSETTFQAGAQERYTFIGCRAQGPRSLTGCVFWCRGTRGHGGSFRAERMTWREGEPESANLQLLSEMRVGMDTPVDVYVTHGHAYVVSINRRGFGGGLAVYDVSNPYIPVQQTAIQLGNADYWNGVWAKDNALYVASGDSGVLVFDLADPRLPAFLRHYPGGARRVDVHTVFVEGDRLYAMSPSLKQTLIFDVTQPLEPRFLTHFAYPRSLGYPHDAFAYEGRLYVNHLEDGFLIAGLDGEGETPELLGRYTYPHTFSHANAVGTFNGRTVAFEGGETMGSHIRVLDVTDPANIVKIGEYKLRGLTSVHNMVLVGTRLYVAYYHEGLRVLDVSNPAQPREIAHYNTFRESDRNRGDGLTDGAIGIRVPGDGRIYVVDTSRGLLIFNEP; encoded by the coding sequence ATGACTGTTCGTACCGCCTGCCCGCTGCTGGCGCTCGTCTGCGCCGTGTCGTTGTCCGCCTGTTCCTCGGAGGAGACCCCGCCCCCGCCCACCACGCCGCCGCCCGAGCCACCGACATATACCGGCCCCTGGGAGGTGCTTCCGGAGCTGGGGGAGTGGGTGGACCCCGGGGCCTTCGAGGCGTGTCCCGCCCAGGCGTCCCACGCGGCTTGCTACGCGCCGGAGACGCTGGAGATGCCGGGCTGTGACCTCGGCTCGCTCGCGGGCCTGGAGCGGCAGGGCGCAATCTATCGCGCCGAGCTTCGGTACGAGACCCAGGTGCAATCCGGCGACGTGCAGATCTTCCCGGGGCATGGCGGTTTCCAGTTCGATGCCTCGGGCCAGCCCGTGTCCGTCATGGGTCGCAAGTCCGACACAGCCCCCATGAATGGGGAGCGGTTCATCGTTTCATCCGAAACCACGTTCCAAGCCGGCGCCCAAGAGCGCTACACCTTCATCGGCTGTCGCGCCCAGGGGCCGCGGAGCCTCACCGGCTGCGTCTTCTGGTGCCGAGGCACACGGGGCCATGGCGGCAGCTTCCGCGCCGAGCGCATGACGTGGCGAGAGGGCGAGCCCGAGTCCGCCAACCTCCAGCTCCTGTCCGAAATGCGCGTGGGCATGGACACGCCGGTGGACGTGTATGTCACCCACGGCCACGCCTATGTCGTGAGCATCAATCGGCGCGGCTTCGGCGGCGGCCTCGCCGTCTACGACGTGAGCAACCCCTACATTCCCGTCCAGCAGACGGCCATCCAACTCGGCAATGCCGACTACTGGAATGGCGTCTGGGCCAAGGACAACGCGCTCTACGTCGCCAGTGGTGACTCCGGCGTGCTCGTGTTCGACCTGGCAGACCCGAGGTTGCCTGCCTTCCTGCGCCACTACCCCGGCGGCGCCCGCCGCGTCGATGTCCACACCGTCTTCGTGGAGGGGGACCGGCTCTACGCCATGTCACCCTCCCTCAAGCAGACGCTCATCTTCGACGTCACCCAGCCGTTGGAGCCTCGGTTCCTCACCCACTTCGCGTACCCCAGGAGCCTGGGCTATCCCCATGACGCCTTCGCGTACGAGGGGCGCCTCTACGTCAACCACCTCGAAGATGGCTTCCTCATCGCAGGGTTGGACGGCGAAGGCGAGACACCGGAGTTGCTCGGCCGGTACACCTATCCCCATACCTTCAGCCACGCCAACGCGGTGGGGACCTTCAATGGCCGCACCGTGGCCTTCGAGGGCGGCGAGACGATGGGCTCCCATATCCGAGTGCTGGACGTCACCGACCCGGCGAACATCGTCAAGATTGGCGAGTACAAGCTGCGCGGCCTCACCTCCGTCCACAACATGGTGCTGGTGGGCACGCGGCTCTACGTCGCGTACTACCACGAGGGACTGCGCGTGCTGGACGTGTCCAACCCCGCCCAGCCTCGGGAGATCGCGCATTACAATACCTTCCGTGAGTCAGACCGGAACCGGGGAGACGGGCTGACCGACGGTGCCATCGGCATCCGTGTGCCAGGAGACGGCCGCATCTACGTGGTGGACACGTCGCGCGGGCTGCTCATCTTCAACGAGCCGTAG
- a CDS encoding diguanylate cyclase — translation MSGRTLLCLGGCAARPGARWRRQGAGGGLPGRVALLAVDPFKKVNDRYGHLAGDGVLMWLGRLLGARCRREDVRGRWGGEESVVGLLGEDAGSASEVLGCTAAELAAMAFDGDKRGVSLRLYGSLKMSSPRDVSTT, via the coding sequence ATGAGCGGCAGGACGCTCCTGTGCCTGGGTGGATGCGCTGCTCGTCCAGGGGCGCGGTGGAGACGCCAAGGCGCTGGAGGCGGCCTGCCTGGACGGGTTGCGCTCCTGGCTGTGGACCCCTTCAAGAAGGTGAATGACCGCTACGGCCACCTGGCCGGGGACGGCGTGTTGATGTGGCTGGGCCGGCTGTTGGGCGCGCGCTGCCGCCGGGAGGACGTGCGGGGCCGCTGGGGCGGCGAGGAGTCCGTGGTGGGGCTGCTGGGGGAGGACGCGGGCAGCGCCTCGGAAGTCCTCGGCTGCACGGCGGCGGAGCTGGCCGCCATGGCCTTCGACGGCGACAAGCGAGGCGTGAGCTTACGGCTCTACGGCTCGTTGAAGATGAGCAGCCCGCGCGACGTGTCCACCACGTAG
- a CDS encoding ATP-binding protein — translation MSQGLRLSRRSGVLAAGALLLLCGLFAMGRPWATSDNDRYRGALRHLRVASGDLELDVLRERLGLRTLHGVDAEDFAALRARADALRRFPSFLSDMDRRTMNAALDLFVSALDERAALLERARAADARGEKAEADAALQALLEGTASARADRVINTYLELYERTQGRNERSRIVFFIVSLALVAYVLVVMVRLSSATAELATLNADLERRVEERTRALSAANDELRASEARKAAILEASPDGILPLDGGEGPPRFTAFVRDITERKEVERMKNEFISTVSHELRTPLTSIRGSLGLLEGGVMGELPPRAVDLVRIARTNTERLIRLINDSLDLEKMEAGRLELKVATLECAELVEATFAGVKGVADGAGVALHAEVAGTPRVSGDRDRLVQVLTNLVSNAVKFSPRGAEVTVRVAEDASGRVRFSVADPGPGLSPEQRARLFGRFQQLDSSDTRSKGGTGLGLALSQAIVEQHGSRISVESEEGRGSTFSFTLEAVKPALAAAPPYVPEDASRYDVLVTTADAELAALLRGLLSHEGYRVLSATNLAEAARHLDAALPDALVVDMQLPDGQALDWVRRLREQPRTHELPVLALSGRADHAEGVPHWVDWMPRPLEESRLLESLRYATRQPGQARVLVVDDDAGTRRTLCAQLERLGVHVFEAADGESAVELARETTPDLIVLDVGLPRLDGFEVVDILRQGRGRATPLIVFTGRDLTRMDERQLTLGITRHFTKSRASEEELVASVRDLLSGLLARKAHPS, via the coding sequence ATGAGCCAGGGGCTTCGCCTCTCTCGCCGCTCGGGCGTGTTGGCCGCGGGCGCGCTCTTGCTCCTGTGCGGCCTGTTCGCCATGGGCCGCCCCTGGGCCACCTCCGACAATGACCGCTACCGCGGCGCGCTGCGGCACCTGCGCGTGGCCAGCGGAGACCTGGAGCTGGACGTGCTGCGCGAGCGCCTGGGCCTGCGCACGCTGCACGGCGTGGACGCGGAGGACTTCGCCGCGCTGCGGGCCCGCGCGGACGCGCTCCGGCGGTTTCCCTCCTTCTTGTCGGACATGGACCGCCGCACGATGAACGCGGCGCTGGACCTGTTCGTGAGCGCGCTGGATGAGCGCGCCGCGCTGCTGGAGCGGGCCCGCGCCGCGGACGCGCGCGGCGAGAAGGCCGAGGCGGACGCGGCCCTGCAGGCCCTCTTGGAAGGCACCGCCAGCGCGCGGGCGGACCGCGTCATCAACACCTACCTGGAGCTCTACGAGCGCACGCAGGGGCGCAACGAGCGCTCGCGCATCGTCTTCTTCATCGTCTCGCTGGCGCTGGTGGCCTACGTGCTGGTGGTGATGGTGCGGCTGTCGAGCGCCACCGCCGAGCTGGCCACGCTCAACGCCGATTTGGAGCGGCGGGTGGAGGAGCGCACCCGCGCGCTGTCCGCGGCCAACGACGAGCTGCGCGCCAGCGAGGCGCGCAAGGCGGCCATCCTGGAGGCCTCCCCGGACGGCATCCTCCCGCTGGATGGCGGCGAGGGCCCGCCGCGCTTCACCGCCTTCGTGCGCGACATCACCGAGCGCAAGGAGGTGGAGCGGATGAAGAACGAGTTCATCTCCACCGTCAGCCACGAGCTGCGCACGCCGCTCACCTCCATCCGCGGCTCCCTGGGCCTGCTGGAGGGCGGCGTCATGGGCGAGCTGCCGCCGCGGGCCGTGGACCTGGTGCGCATCGCCCGCACCAACACCGAGCGCCTCATCCGCCTCATCAACGACAGCCTCGACCTGGAGAAGATGGAGGCGGGCAGGCTGGAGCTGAAGGTGGCCACCCTGGAGTGCGCGGAGCTGGTGGAGGCCACCTTCGCGGGCGTGAAGGGCGTGGCGGACGGCGCGGGCGTGGCGCTCCACGCGGAGGTGGCGGGCACGCCGCGGGTGTCGGGCGACCGGGACAGGCTGGTGCAGGTGCTCACCAACCTGGTGTCCAACGCGGTGAAGTTCTCCCCCCGGGGCGCGGAGGTGACGGTGCGCGTGGCGGAGGACGCCAGCGGCCGGGTGCGCTTCAGCGTGGCGGACCCGGGCCCCGGCCTCTCCCCGGAGCAGCGCGCGCGCCTCTTCGGCCGCTTCCAGCAGCTCGACAGCTCGGACACGCGCTCCAAGGGGGGCACGGGGCTGGGGTTGGCCCTCTCCCAGGCCATCGTGGAGCAGCACGGCAGCCGCATCAGCGTGGAGAGCGAGGAGGGGCGCGGCTCCACCTTCAGCTTCACGTTGGAGGCGGTGAAGCCCGCGCTCGCCGCGGCGCCGCCCTACGTGCCCGAGGACGCGTCCCGCTACGACGTGCTCGTGACGACCGCGGACGCGGAGCTGGCGGCGCTGCTGCGCGGGCTCCTGTCGCACGAAGGCTACCGGGTACTGAGCGCCACCAACCTCGCCGAGGCCGCGCGGCACCTGGACGCGGCCCTGCCGGACGCGCTGGTGGTGGACATGCAGCTCCCGGACGGGCAGGCCCTGGACTGGGTGCGGCGCCTGCGCGAGCAGCCGCGCACGCATGAATTGCCCGTGCTGGCGCTGTCCGGGCGCGCGGACCACGCGGAGGGCGTGCCGCACTGGGTGGACTGGATGCCTCGGCCGCTGGAGGAGTCGCGGCTGCTCGAGTCGCTGCGCTACGCCACGCGGCAGCCGGGGCAGGCGCGCGTGCTGGTGGTGGACGACGACGCCGGCACCCGGCGCACGCTGTGCGCGCAGTTGGAGCGGCTGGGCGTGCACGTGTTCGAGGCGGCGGACGGCGAGAGCGCGGTGGAGCTGGCGCGCGAGACGACGCCGGACCTCATCGTCCTGGACGTGGGGCTGCCGCGCCTGGACGGCTTCGAGGTCGTGGACATCCTCCGTCAGGGCAGGGGCCGCGCCACGCCCCTCATCGTCTTCACGGGCCGGGATTTGACGCGCATGGATGAGCGGCAGCTCACCCTGGGCATCACCCGGCACTTCACCAAGTCGCGCGCGTCGGAGGAGGAGCTGGTCGCCTCCGTGCGTGACCTCCTCAGCGGCCTGCTGGCGAGAAAGGCGCATCCTTCATGA
- a CDS encoding IS4 family transposase, with protein sequence MAEGLRALVSAEDILEAARRLGALQRQRKVDLVALVESTVAAVTPLPGTQTTAFANYIALTGQKLSPSAFFERFNHAFGLLMCEVAGRAVQAVREAIGEDKPFNELGALLEEFSDVQVADSTCQLLRRLAADWAPSTSQARPASFKWHALVSLRDELPVADGVTPQRTQDTRALPEEALAPGTLTFMDLGYTDTGRFLDAIEAGAHFLVRLKAQHDPKVLRVHVGKGERVRARGMRLTDALLQGVLREEGGVIDVDVQLEKQGRTASARVVAVQGPEGERRWYLTTVGRDVLTALEVAEAYRLRWRVELLFKALKSGVGLTALRATRPGAVLSLVYAKVIALALSRLLELSMQQKAGESGQQHATGRLALVLALTRCAPLLLSHAMMSRGVTLEQLEERILLIAEVTARSRQQRRERERRKREASLGSGR encoded by the coding sequence GTGGCTGAGGGACTCCGGGCACTGGTGTCGGCCGAGGACATTCTGGAGGCGGCGCGGCGGTTGGGTGCGTTGCAGCGCCAGCGCAAGGTGGACCTGGTGGCGCTGGTGGAGTCCACCGTGGCCGCGGTGACGCCGCTGCCCGGCACGCAGACAACGGCCTTCGCCAACTACATCGCGCTCACCGGACAGAAGCTGTCACCCAGCGCCTTCTTCGAGCGCTTCAACCACGCCTTTGGGCTGTTGATGTGTGAGGTGGCCGGCCGGGCCGTGCAGGCCGTGCGCGAGGCCATCGGCGAGGACAAGCCCTTCAATGAACTGGGAGCCTTGCTGGAAGAATTCTCAGACGTGCAGGTGGCCGACTCCACCTGCCAACTGCTGCGGCGACTGGCGGCTGACTGGGCCCCCTCCACCAGCCAGGCACGGCCAGCGTCCTTCAAATGGCACGCGCTGGTATCGCTGCGAGACGAGTTGCCGGTGGCGGACGGAGTGACGCCCCAGCGCACCCAGGACACGCGCGCATTGCCCGAAGAGGCGCTGGCGCCCGGCACGCTCACCTTCATGGACTTGGGGTACACAGACACCGGCCGCTTCCTTGATGCGATTGAGGCCGGAGCCCATTTCCTGGTGCGGCTGAAGGCCCAGCATGACCCGAAGGTGCTGCGGGTGCACGTGGGCAAGGGCGAGCGCGTGCGGGCCCGGGGCATGCGCCTGACGGATGCGCTACTGCAGGGCGTGCTGCGTGAGGAGGGCGGCGTCATCGACGTGGACGTGCAACTGGAGAAGCAGGGGCGCACGGCCTCGGCGCGGGTGGTGGCCGTGCAAGGGCCAGAGGGTGAGCGGCGCTGGTATCTGACGACGGTAGGCCGCGACGTGTTGACAGCCCTGGAGGTGGCCGAGGCCTACCGTCTGCGCTGGAGGGTGGAACTTCTCTTCAAAGCCCTCAAATCCGGTGTGGGACTGACGGCGCTGCGCGCCACGCGGCCTGGCGCGGTGCTCTCGTTGGTGTACGCCAAGGTGATTGCCCTGGCCCTCTCGCGCCTGCTGGAACTGTCGATGCAGCAGAAGGCAGGCGAGTCGGGTCAGCAGCATGCGACGGGGCGGCTCGCGCTGGTGCTGGCGTTGACCCGCTGCGCCCCACTGCTGCTGTCGCATGCGATGATGAGCCGGGGCGTAACCCTGGAGCAATTGGAGGAGCGCATCCTCCTCATCGCGGAGGTGACCGCTCGTTCACGCCAGCAGCGCCGCGAGCGTGAACGACGCAAGCGGGAGGCTTCCCTCGGGAGCGGCCGCTAA
- a CDS encoding transposase — MEAASVRVRDSRSAPGAEKGGLVRRLKRLKRQWPRAVLLVMDSTVLRWFPPLRAVWAPVGEQALVKITGENAKRTLWGAINPRTGRRVVMATRRGRQEDFMAFLRALRAAYPGRPLLLVLDHPRPFNAVRKSRAESER, encoded by the coding sequence GTGGAAGCGGCCTCGGTACGTGTACGCGACAGCCGCTCCGCACCCGGGGCAGAAAAAGGGGGCCTTGTTCGCCGTCTGAAGCGGCTCAAGCGCCAGTGGCCCCGCGCGGTGTTGCTCGTGATGGACAGCACCGTGCTGCGCTGGTTTCCACCGCTGCGCGCGGTGTGGGCTCCGGTAGGCGAGCAGGCGCTGGTGAAGATTACCGGCGAGAACGCCAAGCGCACGTTGTGGGGAGCCATCAATCCGCGCACCGGCAGGCGTGTGGTCATGGCGACCCGGCGCGGCAGGCAGGAGGACTTCATGGCCTTTCTGCGTGCACTGCGCGCTGCCTATCCCGGTCGCCCACTCCTGCTGGTACTCGACCATCCGCGTCCGTTTAACGCGGTGAGGAAAAGCAGAGCAGAATCAGAGAGATAG
- a CDS encoding helix-turn-helix domain-containing protein produces the protein MHSFQGMRPARSPAELGLTAYDRRKLERALRQSRDARHFRRLLAIKLIAEGKAPGEAAHLAALSRPAVYFWLERYLTERTASALVDAPRSGRPRKAPRLTIQRLRRVVRTSPEKAGWASHGWTVPLLCTHLKRQGFEVSPRTLRRRLHEAGLAWKRPRYVYATAAPHPGQKKGALFAV, from the coding sequence ATGCACAGCTTCCAGGGTATGCGACCGGCAAGGAGCCCTGCCGAGCTGGGGCTGACAGCATACGACAGGCGGAAGTTGGAGCGGGCGCTGCGGCAGTCTCGCGATGCGCGTCACTTCCGTCGCCTTCTGGCCATCAAGCTCATAGCCGAGGGCAAAGCCCCGGGCGAGGCCGCGCACCTGGCGGCCTTGAGCCGGCCGGCCGTCTACTTCTGGCTGGAGCGCTACCTGACAGAGCGCACTGCGTCAGCACTGGTGGATGCCCCGCGCTCGGGCCGCCCCAGAAAGGCCCCACGTCTGACCATCCAGCGGCTGCGCAGGGTGGTACGCACCAGCCCAGAGAAGGCGGGCTGGGCCAGCCACGGATGGACGGTGCCGCTGCTATGCACTCACCTCAAGCGTCAGGGTTTCGAGGTGTCACCTCGCACGCTGCGCCGACGGTTGCATGAGGCGGGCCTGGCGTGGAAGCGGCCTCGGTACGTGTACGCGACAGCCGCTCCGCACCCGGGGCAGAAAAAGGGGGCCTTGTTCGCCGTCTGA